In a single window of the Agromyces sp. H17E-10 genome:
- a CDS encoding peroxiredoxin family protein — protein sequence MITVGTPAPDLDLIDTSGERLRLLDAVGERGLVVFFMRTTTCPICNAHVRDLVARADEFADRGIAVLVVVPEGRDEAASWASRRGIPLTVVTGGSASAHEQVGLTRRVFGSMQQSGTLLLDAAGVVRYAQSSTLPTGSYDRVAVARAVDELVAAVERPARGRPV from the coding sequence ATGATCACCGTCGGAACGCCGGCACCGGACCTGGACCTGATCGACACCTCGGGGGAGCGGTTGCGACTGCTCGACGCGGTCGGCGAGCGGGGCCTCGTCGTGTTCTTCATGCGGACGACGACCTGCCCGATCTGCAATGCGCACGTCCGCGACCTCGTCGCACGGGCCGACGAGTTCGCGGACCGCGGCATCGCCGTACTCGTCGTCGTGCCCGAGGGGCGGGACGAGGCGGCCAGTTGGGCGAGTCGGCGCGGCATCCCGCTCACGGTCGTCACGGGTGGCAGCGCCTCGGCCCACGAGCAGGTCGGCCTCACCCGGCGCGTGTTCGGTTCGATGCAGCAGTCGGGCACGCTGCTGCTCGACGCCGCAGGCGTCGTGCGCTACGCGCAGTCGTCGACGCTGCCGACGGGCAGCTACGACCGCGTCGCCGTCGCGCGGGCCGTCGACGAGTTGGTCGCAGCCGTCGAGCGGCCTGCGCGCGGCCGGCCGGTGTAG
- a CDS encoding MarR family winged helix-turn-helix transcriptional regulator, with protein sequence MAHSPELPLGMLAARFAKEFEARVFEALTRAGYPDLRVRHSVLLGSLDRTGLRLTRLAAQAGMTPQAMGELVDDLERGGYLERRPDPADRRARLIVATPKGERALADCLRIVAEVEASYASALGTERYAAAQGALGDLLER encoded by the coding sequence ATGGCCCACTCGCCGGAGCTCCCCCTCGGGATGCTCGCTGCCCGCTTCGCGAAGGAGTTCGAGGCTCGCGTGTTCGAGGCCCTGACCCGCGCCGGCTACCCCGACCTGCGCGTGCGCCACTCGGTGCTGCTGGGCTCGCTCGATCGCACCGGCCTCCGGCTCACCCGACTCGCCGCCCAGGCGGGCATGACGCCCCAGGCGATGGGCGAGCTGGTCGACGACCTCGAGCGGGGAGGCTACCTCGAGCGACGCCCCGACCCCGCCGACCGCCGGGCACGACTCATCGTCGCCACCCCGAAGGGCGAGCGAGCCCTGGCCGACTGCCTGCGCATCGTCGCGGAGGTCGAGGCGTCGTACGCCAGCGCCCTCGGCACCGAGCGATACGCGGCTGCACAGGGCGCACTGGGCGACCTGCTCGAGCGCTGA
- a CDS encoding SDR family oxidoreductase — MTRTYVVTGSASGIGAATKRALGEQGARVIGVDLRDADVEADLSTAEGRAAAVAGVLEQSGGVVDGVIACAGLSAPAPVTMAVNFFGVTAVLEGLLPALRASSAPRAAVVSSMASLQPNAPELVEAALAGDEAGALEVAATLAEQGPEVGYLVYPSSKRALSRWVRRESISEAWAGAGIPLNAIAPGTVITPMTAGLLDNPEGLAMVDAAVPMPLNYHQPAESIANLLVWLTSVENTHMAGQTIYCDGGADATLRGDDIWSWNDAKPSS; from the coding sequence ATGACTCGCACCTACGTCGTGACGGGCTCGGCCTCGGGCATCGGCGCCGCCACGAAGCGCGCGCTCGGCGAGCAGGGCGCCCGCGTGATCGGCGTCGACCTCCGCGATGCCGACGTCGAGGCCGACCTGTCGACCGCCGAAGGCCGCGCCGCCGCGGTCGCGGGCGTGCTCGAGCAGTCGGGCGGCGTCGTCGACGGTGTCATCGCCTGTGCAGGCCTCTCGGCGCCGGCACCCGTCACGATGGCCGTCAACTTCTTCGGCGTGACCGCCGTGCTCGAGGGGCTGCTGCCCGCGCTACGCGCCTCGTCGGCGCCGCGCGCCGCGGTCGTCTCGTCGATGGCGTCGCTGCAGCCGAACGCACCCGAGCTGGTCGAGGCCGCCCTCGCCGGCGACGAGGCGGGCGCGCTCGAGGTCGCGGCGACGCTCGCCGAGCAGGGCCCCGAGGTCGGCTACCTCGTGTACCCGTCGTCGAAGCGCGCCCTCTCGCGCTGGGTACGCCGCGAGTCGATCTCCGAGGCCTGGGCCGGTGCCGGCATCCCGCTCAACGCGATCGCACCCGGCACCGTCATCACGCCGATGACCGCGGGCCTGCTCGACAACCCCGAAGGTCTCGCGATGGTCGACGCGGCCGTGCCGATGCCGCTCAACTACCACCAGCCCGCGGAGTCGATCGCGAACCTGCTCGTCTGGCTCACGAGCGTCGAGAACACGCACATGGCGGGCCAGACGATCTACTGCGACGGCGGCGCCGACGCGACGCTCCGCGGCGACGACATCTGGTCGTGGAACGACGCGAAGCCGAGCTCCTGA
- a CDS encoding TetR/AcrR family transcriptional regulator — protein MDAAERVTPPGGAGGAGEAGRPARGRGRPSVVDVDAVAEVAFELWSTRGYGATGWKELAAATGVSARTLMRHFGTRDRIAWAEVEAANERLVDAIAVLPSDLPSAEAVRRIIVASISHDRHIRRSATAWFRLIASEPELAATAAAANRVWTTRIATFLGSRLPDASPEVCRALAAALEAATFAALSAWAETGGAGDPADAVDRALVWIEFGPPG, from the coding sequence GTGGATGCTGCGGAGCGAGTGACGCCGCCGGGCGGGGCGGGCGGGGCCGGCGAGGCGGGGAGGCCGGCGCGCGGGCGCGGTCGGCCGAGCGTCGTCGACGTCGACGCGGTCGCCGAGGTCGCGTTCGAGCTCTGGTCGACGCGCGGCTACGGCGCGACCGGCTGGAAGGAGCTCGCCGCGGCGACCGGGGTGAGCGCCCGCACGCTCATGCGCCATTTCGGCACCCGCGATCGGATCGCCTGGGCCGAGGTCGAGGCGGCGAACGAGCGCCTCGTCGACGCGATCGCCGTGCTGCCGTCCGACCTGCCGTCGGCGGAAGCCGTGCGTCGAATCATCGTCGCCTCCATCTCGCACGACCGGCACATCCGTCGCAGCGCGACCGCATGGTTCCGCCTGATCGCCTCGGAGCCCGAGCTCGCGGCGACCGCGGCGGCGGCGAACCGCGTGTGGACGACGCGGATCGCGACGTTCCTCGGCTCGCGACTTCCCGATGCGTCGCCCGAGGTGTGCCGGGCTCTCGCCGCGGCGCTCGAGGCGGCGACCTTCGCCGCGCTCAGCGCGTGGGCGGAGACGGGCGGTGCGGGCGACCCGGCAGACGCGGTCGACCGTGCGCTCGTGTGGATCGAGTTCGGCCCGCCGGGCTGA